The following proteins come from a genomic window of Mycolicibacterium rufum:
- the gyrB gene encoding DNA topoisomerase (ATP-hydrolyzing) subunit B encodes MAAQKKNAPSEYGADSIKVLEGLEAVRKRPGMYIGSTGERGLHHLIWEVVDNAVDEAMAGFATKVDVRILEDGGVQVTDDGRGIPVAMHATGIPTVDVVMTVLHAGGKFEEGAYQVSGGLHGVGVSVVNALSTRLEADIRKDGHEWFQTYDRSVPGTLRQGGTTTKTGTTIRFWADPDIFETTNYDFETIARRLQEMAFLNKGLTIELTDERVAPEEVVDDVVSDHAEAPKTAEEKAAEQAAPQKVKHRVFHYPGGLVDFVKHINRTKTPIQPSVIDFDGKGPGHEVEIAMQWNAGYSESVHTFANTINTHEGGTHEEGFRAALTSVVNKYAKDKKLLKEKDPNLTGDDIREGLAAVISVKVSQPQFEGQTKTKLGNTEVKSFVQKICNEQLTHWFEANPAEAKTVVNKAVSSAQARMAARKARELVRRKSATDIGGLPGKLADCRSTDPSKSELYVVEGDSAGGSAKSGRDSMFQAILPLRGKIINVEKARIDRVLKNTEVQAIITALGTGIHDEFDIAKLRYHKIVLMADADVDGQHISTLLLTLLFRFMKPLVENGHIFLAQPPLYKLKWQRSEPEFAYSDRERDGLLEAGRAAGKRINVEDGIQRYKGLGEMDAKELWETTMDPSVRVLRQVTLDDAAAADELFSILMGEDVEARRSFITRNAKDVRFLDV; translated from the coding sequence GTGGCTGCCCAGAAGAAGAATGCTCCGAGTGAGTACGGCGCCGATTCGATCAAGGTCCTCGAAGGTCTGGAAGCGGTCCGTAAGCGTCCGGGCATGTACATCGGGTCCACCGGCGAACGCGGCCTGCACCACCTGATCTGGGAGGTCGTGGACAACGCCGTCGATGAGGCGATGGCCGGCTTCGCCACCAAGGTCGACGTGCGGATCCTCGAGGACGGCGGCGTCCAGGTCACGGACGACGGCCGAGGGATCCCCGTCGCGATGCACGCCACGGGAATTCCCACCGTCGACGTCGTGATGACGGTGCTGCACGCCGGCGGCAAGTTCGAAGAGGGTGCCTACCAGGTGTCGGGCGGTCTGCACGGCGTCGGGGTGTCCGTGGTGAACGCGCTGTCGACCCGCCTCGAGGCCGACATCCGCAAGGACGGCCACGAGTGGTTCCAGACCTACGACCGGTCGGTGCCCGGAACGCTGCGCCAGGGCGGGACAACCACCAAGACCGGGACGACCATCCGGTTCTGGGCCGATCCGGACATCTTCGAGACCACCAACTACGACTTCGAGACCATCGCGCGGCGACTGCAGGAGATGGCGTTCCTGAACAAGGGACTCACCATCGAACTCACCGACGAGCGGGTCGCCCCCGAAGAGGTGGTCGACGACGTCGTCAGCGACCACGCCGAGGCGCCGAAGACGGCCGAGGAGAAGGCGGCCGAACAGGCGGCGCCGCAGAAGGTGAAGCACCGGGTGTTCCACTACCCCGGTGGCCTGGTCGATTTCGTCAAGCACATCAACCGCACCAAGACCCCGATCCAGCCCAGCGTCATCGACTTCGACGGCAAGGGACCCGGCCACGAGGTCGAGATCGCGATGCAGTGGAACGCCGGTTACTCGGAGTCGGTGCACACGTTCGCCAACACGATCAACACCCACGAGGGCGGCACGCACGAGGAGGGGTTCCGTGCTGCGCTCACCTCGGTGGTGAACAAGTACGCCAAAGACAAGAAGCTGCTCAAGGAGAAGGATCCGAACCTCACCGGCGACGACATCCGCGAGGGCCTGGCCGCCGTCATCTCGGTCAAGGTGTCCCAGCCGCAGTTCGAGGGTCAGACGAAGACCAAGCTGGGCAACACCGAGGTCAAGTCGTTCGTCCAGAAGATCTGCAACGAGCAGCTGACCCACTGGTTCGAGGCCAACCCGGCTGAGGCAAAAACCGTTGTCAACAAAGCGGTTTCGTCGGCCCAGGCCCGGATGGCGGCCCGCAAGGCCCGTGAGCTGGTGCGGCGCAAGAGTGCCACCGACATCGGCGGGCTGCCCGGCAAGCTGGCCGACTGCCGGTCGACCGACCCGAGCAAGTCCGAACTGTATGTGGTGGAGGGTGACTCGGCCGGCGGCTCGGCCAAGAGCGGTCGCGACTCGATGTTCCAGGCCATCCTGCCGCTGCGCGGCAAGATCATCAACGTCGAGAAGGCCCGCATCGACCGCGTGCTGAAGAACACCGAAGTGCAGGCCATCATCACCGCGCTGGGCACCGGTATCCACGACGAGTTCGACATCGCCAAGCTGCGCTACCACAAGATCGTGCTGATGGCCGACGCCGACGTCGACGGCCAGCACATCTCGACACTGCTGCTGACGCTGCTGTTCCGGTTCATGAAACCGCTTGTGGAGAACGGTCACATCTTCCTGGCGCAGCCGCCGCTGTACAAGCTCAAGTGGCAGCGCAGCGAGCCGGAGTTCGCCTACTCCGACCGCGAGCGCGACGGGCTGCTCGAAGCCGGGCGCGCCGCAGGCAAGCGGATCAACGTCGAAGACGGTATCCAGCGTTACAAGGGTCTGGGCGAGATGGATGCGAAGGAGCTGTGGGAGACCACGATGGATCCGTCGGTGCGCGTCCTGCGTCAGGTCACGCTCGACGATGCCGCCGCGGCCGACGAACTGTTCTCGATCCTGATGGGTGAAGACGTCGAAGCGCGCCGCAGCTTCATCACCCGCAACGCCAAAGACGTTCGCTTCCTTGACGTTTAA
- a CDS encoding DUF721 family protein, which yields MTDADDPVEPPAHLAELKGMDLVRRALEEARGAAREQGKNVGRGRTSPAPRRTGAAASRRRWSGPGPDSRDPQTFGAASSEVARSRGWSGRVAEGAVFGRWREVVGDQIADHAAPTSLNEGVLTVSAESTAWATQLRMVQAQLVAKIAAAVGDGVVTSVKIVGPVGPSWRKGPYRVPGRGPRDTYG from the coding sequence ATGACCGACGCCGACGACCCGGTCGAGCCACCCGCGCATCTGGCCGAGCTCAAGGGCATGGACCTGGTTCGGCGGGCGCTGGAAGAGGCCCGCGGGGCGGCGCGAGAGCAAGGGAAGAACGTGGGTCGCGGCCGGACCTCGCCGGCGCCGCGGCGCACCGGCGCTGCGGCCAGCCGGCGACGCTGGTCCGGCCCGGGCCCCGACAGCAGGGATCCCCAGACCTTCGGCGCCGCCAGCAGTGAGGTCGCGCGCAGCCGCGGGTGGTCCGGCCGGGTCGCCGAGGGTGCGGTGTTCGGGCGTTGGCGGGAGGTGGTCGGCGATCAGATCGCCGACCACGCCGCGCCCACGTCGCTCAACGAGGGGGTGCTCACGGTGTCGGCGGAATCGACGGCGTGGGCCACCCAGTTGCGGATGGTGCAGGCCCAATTGGTGGCCAAGATCGCCGCCGCCGTCGGCGACGGCGTCGTGACCTCGGTGAAGATCGTCGGACCCGTCGGACCGTCGTGGCGCAAGGGCCCGTACCGGGTGCCGGGACGGGGCCCGCGCGACACCTACGGATGA
- the recF gene encoding DNA replication/repair protein RecF (All proteins in this family for which functions are known are DNA-binding proteins that assist the filamentation of RecA onto DNA for the initiation of recombination or recombinational repair.), producing MHVRRLALTDFRSWPRAELDLEPGRTVFVGPNGFGKTNILEALWYSSTLGSHRVATDAPLIRSGAERAVISTIVVSEGRELAVDLDITSGRANKARLNRSPVRSAREILGVLRAVLFAPEDLALVRGDPGDRRRYLDELATIRRPRIAGVRADYDKVVRQRTALLKTASGARFRGDRGALETLDVWDGHLASHGAQLISARVELVNELAPEVEKAYQLLAPSSRPASIRYRSGIEVVETEAAAGNADPEIFEAALLDALSRRRDAELERGVCLVGPHRDDLDLRLGDQPTKGFASHGESWSMALALRLAAYELLRREGSDPVLLLDDVFAELDTARREALAQVAATAEQVLVTAAVHEDIPAEWDARRVEITMRDDDAGRISEVVR from the coding sequence GTGCACGTACGTCGCCTCGCGCTGACAGACTTCCGGTCCTGGCCGCGGGCCGAGCTCGATCTCGAGCCGGGTCGCACCGTCTTCGTCGGACCCAACGGCTTCGGCAAGACGAATATCCTCGAGGCACTGTGGTATTCGTCGACGCTCGGCTCGCACCGAGTGGCCACCGACGCCCCGCTGATCCGGTCCGGCGCCGAGCGCGCGGTGATCTCCACGATCGTCGTGAGCGAGGGACGCGAGCTCGCCGTGGATCTGGACATCACGTCGGGCCGGGCCAACAAGGCCCGGTTGAACCGCTCCCCCGTGCGGTCGGCGCGGGAGATCCTCGGTGTGCTGCGCGCGGTGCTGTTCGCCCCGGAGGATCTGGCGCTGGTTCGTGGTGATCCGGGTGACCGGCGGCGCTATCTCGACGAATTGGCCACGATCCGCCGCCCGCGGATCGCCGGGGTCAGGGCCGACTACGACAAGGTGGTGCGCCAGCGCACGGCGCTGCTCAAGACCGCCTCCGGCGCACGGTTCCGGGGTGACCGGGGCGCACTCGAGACCCTCGACGTCTGGGATGGTCACCTGGCTTCGCATGGGGCGCAACTGATCTCGGCGCGTGTCGAGCTCGTCAACGAGCTGGCCCCCGAAGTGGAGAAGGCCTACCAACTGCTGGCGCCGTCGTCGCGGCCCGCGTCGATCCGCTACCGCAGCGGGATCGAGGTGGTGGAGACCGAGGCCGCCGCCGGCAACGCCGATCCGGAGATCTTCGAGGCGGCGCTGCTCGACGCGTTGAGCCGCCGCCGGGACGCCGAACTCGAACGCGGCGTCTGCCTCGTCGGACCCCACCGGGATGATCTCGACCTGCGGCTCGGTGATCAGCCCACGAAAGGCTTTGCCAGTCATGGCGAATCGTGGTCGATGGCGCTCGCGCTGCGGTTGGCCGCCTACGAACTGTTGCGCAGAGAGGGAAGCGATCCGGTGCTGCTGCTCGATGACGTGTTCGCCGAACTCGACACCGCCCGCCGTGAGGCGCTCGCCCAGGTGGCGGCGACGGCCGAACAGGTCCTGGTGACTGCGGCCGTGCACGAGGACATCCCCGCCGAATGGGACGCCCGGCGCGTCGAGATCACGATGCGCGACGACGATGCGGGCCGGATCTCCGAGGTGGTGCGATGA
- the gnd gene encoding phosphogluconate dehydrogenase (NAD(+)-dependent, decarboxylating), with product MQLGLIGLGKMGFNMRARLREGGHEVIGYDPRPEVSDVATLADLAAALSAPRVVWVMVPSGTITDQTITQLADVLGEGDLVIDGGNSRYTEDGPHAKLLADKGIAFIDAGVSGGIWGLTEGYGLMVGGADDDVARAMPIFEALRPPGPVEDGFVHVGPVGAGHFAKMVHNGVEYALMTAYAEGYEMLAAEDLVRDPQAVYQAWTNGTVVRSWLQQLLAKALKEDPGLNDISGYTEDSGEGRWTVEEAIRLRVPVPSIAASLFARFLSRQEDSPTMKAVAALRNQFGGHAVKRVSESG from the coding sequence ATGCAGCTGGGTCTGATCGGCCTGGGCAAAATGGGGTTCAACATGCGGGCCCGTCTGCGCGAGGGTGGGCACGAGGTCATCGGGTACGACCCGCGGCCGGAGGTGTCCGACGTCGCCACGCTCGCCGACCTGGCCGCTGCGCTCAGCGCGCCGCGGGTGGTGTGGGTCATGGTCCCCTCCGGGACGATCACCGATCAGACCATCACCCAGCTCGCCGACGTGCTCGGCGAGGGTGATCTGGTGATCGACGGCGGCAATTCCCGCTACACCGAGGACGGCCCGCACGCGAAGCTGTTGGCCGACAAGGGAATTGCGTTCATCGATGCCGGCGTGTCCGGCGGCATCTGGGGTCTGACCGAAGGCTACGGGTTGATGGTCGGTGGCGCCGACGACGACGTCGCGCGGGCGATGCCGATCTTCGAGGCGCTGCGGCCGCCGGGTCCGGTCGAGGACGGATTCGTCCATGTCGGTCCGGTGGGTGCCGGCCATTTCGCGAAGATGGTGCACAACGGTGTGGAGTACGCCCTGATGACGGCGTACGCCGAGGGTTACGAGATGCTCGCGGCCGAGGATCTGGTGCGTGACCCCCAGGCGGTGTACCAGGCGTGGACGAACGGGACCGTGGTGCGGTCGTGGCTGCAGCAGCTGCTGGCCAAGGCCTTGAAGGAGGACCCGGGGCTCAACGACATCAGCGGCTACACCGAGGATTCCGGCGAAGGCCGGTGGACGGTCGAAGAGGCGATCCGGCTGCGGGTTCCGGTGCCGAGCATCGCGGCCTCGTTGTTCGCGAGGTTCCTGTCCCGCCAGGAGGACTCCCCCACCATGAAGGCGGTCGCGGCACTGCGGAACCAGTTCGGCGGCCACGCCGTCAAACGCGTGAGCGAATCCGGGTGA
- the dnaN gene encoding DNA polymerase III subunit beta encodes MATTTAGLTDLKFRLSREEFADAVAWVARNLPSRPTVPVLAGVLLTGSDEGLTISGFDYEVSAEVQIAAEIASPGSVLVSGRLLSDIVRALPAKPVDVSVEGTRVALTCGSARFSLPTMAVEDYPTLPTLPDETGVVAADLFAEAIGQVAVAAGRDDTLPMLTGIRVEISGEKVVLAATDRFRLAVRELTWSTSTPGVEAAVLVPAKTLAEAAKAGTDGNEVHLSLGSGPSVGKEGLLGIRSKGKRSTTRLLDAEFPKFRQLLPTEHTAVATIGVAELTEAIKRVALVADRGAQVRMEFADDVLRLSAGADDVGRAEEDLPVEFSGDPLTIAFNPTYLTDGLGSLHAERVTFGFTTPSRPAVLRPAGDDDAGTAGSGPFPAAQTDYVYLLMPVRLPG; translated from the coding sequence GTGGCGACGACAACGGCAGGTCTCACGGACTTGAAGTTCCGGCTGAGCCGCGAGGAGTTCGCCGACGCGGTGGCCTGGGTCGCACGTAACCTCCCCTCGCGGCCCACGGTGCCCGTGCTCGCCGGGGTGCTGCTGACCGGTTCCGACGAGGGTCTGACCATCTCCGGCTTCGACTACGAGGTCTCGGCCGAAGTGCAGATCGCCGCCGAAATCGCCTCTCCGGGAAGCGTTCTGGTGTCCGGCCGGCTGCTGTCCGATATCGTGCGCGCCCTGCCGGCCAAGCCGGTCGACGTCAGCGTCGAAGGCACTCGCGTCGCGCTGACCTGCGGCAGCGCCCGGTTCTCGCTGCCGACCATGGCGGTCGAGGACTACCCGACACTGCCCACCCTGCCCGACGAGACGGGCGTCGTGGCGGCCGATCTGTTCGCCGAGGCCATCGGCCAGGTCGCCGTCGCCGCCGGCCGTGACGACACGCTGCCGATGCTGACCGGTATCCGCGTCGAGATCTCCGGCGAGAAGGTGGTTTTGGCGGCCACCGACCGGTTCCGGCTGGCGGTGCGCGAGCTGACCTGGTCGACGTCCACCCCCGGTGTCGAGGCTGCGGTCCTGGTTCCGGCCAAGACGCTGGCCGAAGCCGCGAAGGCCGGTACCGACGGCAACGAGGTGCACCTGTCGCTCGGGTCCGGTCCGTCGGTCGGCAAGGAGGGTCTGCTCGGTATCCGCAGCAAGGGCAAGCGCAGCACCACCCGCCTGCTCGACGCGGAGTTCCCGAAGTTCCGCCAGCTGCTGCCCACCGAGCACACGGCGGTGGCGACCATCGGCGTGGCCGAACTGACCGAGGCGATCAAGCGTGTGGCGCTCGTCGCCGACCGCGGGGCGCAGGTCCGCATGGAGTTCGCCGACGACGTGCTGCGGTTGTCCGCCGGCGCCGACGACGTGGGCCGGGCCGAGGAGGACCTGCCGGTCGAATTCTCCGGTGATCCGTTGACCATCGCGTTCAACCCGACCTACCTCACCGACGGTCTGGGTTCCCTGCACGCCGAGCGGGTGACCTTCGGGTTCACCACGCCCAGCCGGCCCGCCGTGCTGCGCCCGGCCGGAGACGACGACGCGGGTACCGCCGGGTCGGGTCCGTTCCCGGCCGCGCAGACCGATTACGTCTATCTGCTGATGCCGGTGCGCCTTCCCGGCTGA
- the dnaA gene encoding chromosomal replication initiator protein DnaA, whose product MTADPDPPFVSIWNNVVTELNGDGTTVNGSLTPQQRAWLKMVQPLVITEGFALLSVPTPFVQNEIERHLREPIVAALSRQLGQRVELGVRIADPEPADGAESHNGFTPAPAAGQSVSTAAQSLDDDPNDLVDDDLAARASAEENWPSFFANRAQSTSNDDPTAINLNRRYTFDTFVIGASNRFAHAASLAIAEAPARAYNPLFIWGESGLGKTHLLHAAGNYAQRLFPGMRVKYVSTEEFTNDFINSLRDDRRASFKRTYRDIDVLLVDDIQFIEGKDGIQEEFFHTFNTLHNANKQIVISSDRPPKQLATLEDRLRTRFEWGLITDVQPPELETRIAILRKKAQMDRLDVPDDVLELIASRIERNIRELEGALIRVTAFASLNKTSIDKSLAEIVLRDLISDSSTMQISTAAIMAATAEYFETSVDELRGPGKTRALAQSRQIAMYLCRELTDLSLPKIGQAFGRDHTTVMYAEKKIRGEMAERREVFDHVKELTTRIRQRAKR is encoded by the coding sequence TTGACAGCTGACCCCGATCCCCCGTTCGTCTCGATCTGGAACAACGTCGTCACCGAGCTCAACGGCGACGGCACCACGGTCAACGGATCCCTGACCCCGCAGCAACGCGCCTGGCTGAAGATGGTCCAGCCACTGGTCATCACCGAGGGCTTCGCGCTGCTGTCGGTGCCGACCCCCTTCGTGCAGAACGAGATCGAACGTCATCTGCGGGAGCCGATCGTTGCGGCCCTGAGCCGCCAACTCGGGCAGCGCGTCGAGCTCGGGGTTCGCATCGCCGACCCCGAACCCGCCGACGGCGCCGAGAGCCACAACGGATTCACCCCGGCGCCCGCCGCCGGGCAGTCTGTCTCCACCGCCGCGCAGTCTCTCGACGACGACCCGAACGATCTGGTCGATGACGACCTGGCCGCCCGCGCCAGCGCCGAGGAGAACTGGCCGTCGTTCTTCGCCAACCGCGCGCAGAGCACCAGCAACGACGATCCGACCGCGATCAACCTCAACCGGCGCTACACGTTCGACACGTTCGTGATCGGCGCCTCCAACCGGTTCGCCCACGCCGCCTCGCTGGCGATCGCCGAGGCGCCGGCGCGCGCCTACAACCCGCTGTTCATCTGGGGCGAGTCCGGCCTGGGCAAGACGCATCTGCTGCACGCGGCGGGCAACTACGCCCAACGGCTGTTCCCGGGTATGCGGGTCAAGTACGTCAGCACCGAGGAATTCACCAACGACTTCATCAACTCGCTGCGGGATGACCGCCGCGCGTCGTTCAAGCGCACCTACCGGGACATCGATGTGTTGCTCGTCGACGACATCCAGTTCATCGAGGGTAAAGACGGCATCCAGGAAGAGTTCTTCCACACGTTCAACACGCTGCACAACGCGAACAAGCAGATCGTGATCTCCTCCGACCGCCCGCCCAAGCAGCTGGCCACGCTGGAGGACCGGCTACGGACCCGCTTCGAGTGGGGATTGATCACCGACGTGCAGCCCCCGGAGTTGGAGACACGCATCGCGATCCTGCGCAAGAAGGCGCAGATGGACCGCCTCGATGTGCCCGACGACGTGCTCGAGCTGATCGCCAGCCGCATCGAACGCAACATCCGCGAACTCGAGGGTGCGCTGATCCGCGTGACGGCGTTCGCCTCGCTGAACAAGACCTCGATCGACAAGTCGCTCGCCGAGATCGTGCTGCGCGACCTGATCTCGGATTCCTCGACGATGCAGATCAGCACCGCGGCGATCATGGCCGCGACCGCGGAGTACTTCGAGACCAGCGTCGACGAGTTGCGCGGGCCCGGAAAGACCAGGGCGCTGGCCCAGTCCCGCCAGATCGCGATGTACCTGTGCCGCGAGCTGACCGATCTGTCCCTGCCGAAGATCGGGCAGGCGTTCGGCCGGGATCACACCACGGTCATGTACGCGGAGAAGAAGATTCGCGGTGAGATGGCCGAGCGGCGTGAGGTGTTCGATCACGTCAAGGAACTCACCACCCGGATCCGGCAGCGCGCCAAGCGCTGA
- the rpmH gene encoding 50S ribosomal protein L34: MAKGKRTFQPNNRRRARVHGFRLRMRTRAGRAIVSDRRRKGRRSLTA; the protein is encoded by the coding sequence GTGGCCAAGGGCAAGCGGACCTTCCAGCCCAACAACCGCCGCCGCGCCAGGGTGCACGGTTTCCGGTTGCGGATGCGCACGCGCGCGGGTCGCGCCATCGTGTCCGATCGGCGCCGCAAGGGCCGTCGTTCTCTGACTGCGTGA
- the rnpA gene encoding ribonuclease P protein component, with the protein MLPAQNRMTRSTEFGATVSRGTRAAQPDLVVYCVRSDQTEDIGPRVGLVVSKAVGNAVQRHQVSRRLRHVARTVLPELHPADRVVIRALPGSRQAVSPRLEKELRTALQRIRTRSGASS; encoded by the coding sequence GTGCTTCCGGCGCAGAACCGGATGACGCGGTCGACCGAGTTCGGTGCCACCGTGAGTCGAGGAACGCGGGCGGCGCAGCCTGACCTCGTCGTGTACTGCGTGCGTTCCGATCAGACCGAGGACATCGGACCCCGCGTCGGCCTGGTGGTCTCCAAGGCGGTCGGCAATGCCGTTCAACGGCATCAGGTCTCCCGTCGCTTGCGGCATGTGGCCCGCACCGTGCTTCCCGAACTGCACCCCGCGGACCGCGTCGTGATCCGCGCGCTGCCCGGTAGCCGGCAGGCGGTCTCGCCCCGGCTCGAGAAGGAACTGCGCACCGCGCTGCAGCGGATACGGACCCGCAGCGGAGCGTCCTCGTGA
- the yidD gene encoding membrane protein insertion efficiency factor YidD — protein MTSRPVRAAVFVIQLYRTTISPLRLPTCRFTPTCSQYAVEALTEFGLLRGSWLALVRLLKCGPWHNGGWDPIPDRGIGRERHSDATGSGGAAEDRGVPVQQGKSLPRV, from the coding sequence GTGACCTCTCGTCCGGTCCGCGCCGCGGTGTTCGTCATTCAGCTCTACCGCACCACCATCTCGCCGTTGCGCCTGCCGACGTGCCGCTTCACGCCGACCTGCAGTCAGTACGCCGTCGAGGCACTGACCGAGTTCGGTCTGCTGCGCGGCAGTTGGCTGGCCCTGGTCCGTCTGCTCAAGTGCGGTCCATGGCATAACGGAGGATGGGATCCGATACCGGACCGCGGTATCGGGCGCGAACGTCACAGTGACGCCACAGGGTCGGGTGGCGCAGCCGAAGACCGGGGTGTGCCGGTTCAGCAAGGGAAGAGTCTGCCGCGTGTTTAA
- the yidC gene encoding membrane protein insertase YidC: MFNFFSLDIIYYPVSGIMWVWYKAFAFLLGPSNFFAWALSVMFLVFTLRAILYKPFVRQIRTTRQMQELQPQIKALQKKYGKDRQKMALEMQKLQREHGFNPILGCLPMLAQIPVFLGLYHVLMSFNRTQTGIGRLGLSVEENRSLGNYFFSATDVGHFLDANLFGAPLGATMIQKHGLEAFTEFHRPAVIAVGVPIMIAAGIATYFNSRASVARQSPEAAANPQTAMMNKLALYVFPLGVVVGGPFLPLAIILYWFSNNIWTFGQQHYVFGKIEKEEEQKKQEALERRAANAPAPGARPSRKKKAGAEAEAVDGVEITESAASEAPSSTAATDTDSVTKSAARNGSVNRTPRPGARPKKRKR, translated from the coding sequence GTGTTTAACTTCTTCAGCCTCGACATCATCTATTACCCGGTGTCGGGGATCATGTGGGTTTGGTACAAGGCGTTCGCCTTCCTGCTGGGCCCGTCCAACTTCTTCGCGTGGGCACTGTCGGTGATGTTCCTGGTGTTCACCCTGCGCGCGATCCTGTACAAGCCGTTCGTCCGGCAGATCCGCACCACGCGGCAGATGCAGGAGCTGCAACCGCAGATCAAGGCGCTGCAGAAGAAGTACGGCAAGGACCGCCAGAAGATGGCGCTCGAGATGCAGAAGCTGCAGCGCGAGCACGGGTTCAACCCGATCCTCGGCTGCCTCCCGATGCTCGCGCAGATCCCGGTGTTCCTCGGTCTCTACCACGTGCTGATGTCCTTCAACCGGACCCAGACCGGCATCGGCCGCCTCGGCCTGTCGGTGGAGGAGAACCGCAGCCTCGGCAACTACTTCTTCAGCGCCACCGACGTCGGACACTTCCTGGACGCCAACCTCTTCGGGGCACCGCTGGGCGCGACGATGATCCAGAAGCACGGCCTGGAGGCGTTCACCGAGTTCCACCGGCCGGCCGTCATCGCCGTCGGTGTGCCGATCATGATCGCCGCCGGTATCGCGACCTACTTCAACAGCCGTGCGTCGGTCGCCCGGCAGAGTCCCGAGGCGGCCGCCAACCCGCAGACCGCGATGATGAACAAGCTGGCGCTGTACGTGTTCCCGCTGGGCGTCGTCGTCGGTGGTCCGTTCCTGCCGCTGGCGATCATCCTGTACTGGTTCTCGAACAACATCTGGACCTTCGGTCAGCAGCACTACGTGTTCGGCAAGATCGAGAAGGAAGAAGAGCAGAAGAAGCAGGAGGCCCTCGAGCGACGCGCGGCGAATGCGCCGGCGCCGGGAGCCAGGCCGAGCCGCAAGAAGAAGGCCGGCGCCGAGGCCGAAGCGGTCGACGGGGTGGAGATCACCGAGAGTGCGGCGTCCGAGGCGCCCTCGTCGACAGCAGCGACGGACACAGACAGCGTGACCAAGTCCGCGGCACGGAACGGGTCGGTGAACCGCACCCCCAGACCGGGCGCCCGGCCGAAAAAGCGGAAACGTTGA
- a CDS encoding protein jag: protein MTNSEAATTDEVTEETVGESPQRDAAVESAESAEHAAEGGAPTSNLEDKLVAEGEIAGDYLEELLDLLDFDGDIDLDVEGDRAVVSIDGGGDLTKLVGRKGEVLDALQELTRLAVHQKTGERSRLMLDISQWRKRRRDELAALGSKVAHRVLETGEREELSPMTPFERKIVHDAVAGVAGVHSESEGVEPSRRVVVLVD, encoded by the coding sequence ATGACGAATTCAGAAGCCGCGACGACGGACGAAGTGACCGAGGAGACGGTCGGGGAGTCCCCGCAGCGCGACGCTGCCGTCGAGTCGGCGGAGTCCGCGGAGCACGCCGCCGAGGGCGGTGCGCCGACGTCGAATCTCGAGGACAAGCTCGTCGCCGAGGGAGAGATCGCCGGTGATTACCTCGAGGAGCTGTTGGATCTGCTCGACTTCGACGGCGACATCGACCTGGACGTCGAGGGCGACCGGGCGGTCGTGAGCATCGACGGCGGCGGAGATCTGACAAAGCTGGTCGGGCGCAAGGGCGAGGTCCTGGACGCGCTGCAGGAGCTGACTCGGCTGGCCGTGCATCAGAAGACCGGTGAGCGGAGCCGGTTGATGCTGGACATCTCGCAGTGGCGCAAGCGCCGGCGCGACGAGCTGGCCGCGCTCGGCAGCAAGGTCGCGCACCGGGTGCTGGAGACGGGCGAGCGGGAAGAGCTGTCGCCGATGACGCCGTTCGAGCGCAAGATCGTGCACGACGCCGTGGCCGGTGTCGCGGGGGTGCACAGCGAGAGCGAAGGTGTCGAGCCGTCGCGACGCGTGGTCGTGCTCGTCGACTGA